A stretch of DNA from Candidatus Pseudomonas phytovorans:
TGCACGCAGCGGCCGCCAGCCAGCTCCACGGACGGCTCGTAGCTGTCGTAACAAGGGTCGAATACGATTACCTCGTCGCCGGCATGGATCACCGCCTGAATGGCGCAGAAAATTGCCTCGGTGGCACCGGGGGTGATGGTCACTTCCTGGTCGGCATCCACCTCGGCCCCGTACAACCGCTGGACCTTGGCCGCTACCTGCTGACGCAAGGCCGGCAGGCCGGTCATCGGCGAATACTGGTTATGCCCGGCAGCCACATGTCGGCCCACTGCATCGAGCAGGGCCTGCGGGCCGTTGAAGTCAGGGAAACCCTGGGACAGGTTGAGCGCGCCGGTCTGCACGGCGAGCTGGGACATGGTGGTGAAGATGGTCGTGCCGACATTCGGCAGTTTGCTGCGGATCATGGAGCCCTCTTTCCTGGGGTGTATCCGGCACGGGGTGGAACCCGAGCATAGCGGATCGAGCAGTCAGGAAAAAGGTTGAAACAATAGGATGATTGCTTTGGATCAAAGGGCCGCTTCGCGGCGGTTCGACGCCTCGATGAACCCGCTCCCACAGGGATCGCACAATGCTTGAGGACAGTGCAGTGGCTGTGGGAGCGGCTTCAGCCGCGAAGCGGCAGACGCGGTATCAGCGCTTGTCGCGGCGCTTCTTCTCGGCCTTCTTGTGGTGCGACATCAAGCGGCGCTTCTTGTTGACCTGGCGGTCGGTGAGGGTGTTCTTCTTGCCCTCGTACGGGTTCTCACCGCCCTTGTACTCGATACGGATCGGCGTACCGACCAGCTTCAGCACGCGGCGGTAGGTGTTTTCCAGGTAACGCGAGTACGACTTGGGAATGCTGTCGGTCTGGTTGCCGTGGATCACGATCAGCGGCGGGTTGGCACCACCAAGGTGGGCATAGCGCAGCTTGATGCGGCGGCCGTTGACCAGCGGCGGCTGGTGCTCGCTCACCGCATCTTCAAGGATTTGAGTCAGGCGGCTGGTTGGCCAGCGGGTCACAGCCGAGGTGAACGCAGCCTGCACTGACTTGTACAGGTTGCCCACGCCGGTGCCATGCAAGGCCGAGATGAAGTGGATGTCGGCAAAGTCGACGAAGAACAGCCGGCGCTCCAGCTCGGTCTTCACGTAGGCGCGCTCACCCGACTCCATGCCGTCCCACTTGTTCAGTGCGATGACAATGGCGCGGCCGGCTTCAAGGGCAAAGCCCAGCAGGTTCAGGTCATGGTCGACCACCCCTTCACGGGCATCCATGACGAAAATGACGACGTTGGCGTCCTTGATCGCCTGCAGCGTCTTGACCACCGAGAACTTCTCGACTTCCTCGTGGATCTTGCCGCGCTTGCGCACCCCGGCGGTGTCGATGAAGGTGTACTTGTCACCATCACGCTCGAACGGGATGTAGATGCTGTCGCGGGTGGTGCCTGGTTCGTCGTAGACCACCACACGCTCTTCGCCGAGCATGCGGTTGACCAGGGTCGACTTGCCCACGTTCGGGCGGCCGATGATGGCGATCTTGATGCCATCTTTCTCGCTTGGGCCAGGAATGCGTGCGGCTTCCTCGCCTTCGGCGACGTCCTGGTCGAGGGCTTCTTCCTCGGCATCGCGCGGCACGTGGCCAAGCACAGCTTCCATCAGGGCGTTTATACCACGGCCTTGGGAGCCCGCCACTGGAATGGCGTTGCCCATACCCATCGGCGAGAACTCGGCACGCGCCACATCAGGGTCGATGTTGTCGATCTTGTTGGCAACCAGAATCGCCGACTTGTTGCGCTTGCGCAGGTGCTCGGCAATCATCTGGTCAGCGGCGGTCATGCCGGCGCGGGCGTCGACCAGGAACAGCACATAGTCGGCTTCTTCAATGGCCATGAGCGACTGCTCGGCCATTTTCTCGTCCATGCCCACTTCGTCACCGGTAATACCGCCGGTGTCGATCAGGATGAAGGAACGACCCTGCCAGCTGGCATCACCATACTGGCGGTCACGGGTCAGGCCCGACAGGTCACCCACGATGGCATCGCGGGTTTTGGTCAGGCGGTTGAACATGGTGGATTTGCCGACGTTCGGGCGGCCCACCAGGGCAATTACGGGAACCATCGGCTCTCCACTCTCGAATTCTTGAAAATGCAAAGGCCGCTGCAAGGCAGCGGCCGGAGTTTGGGCGGCGTGTCCTACGCCGCGGCTTGAAACCCGCCAAGGCTTCAAGCATAGCTTCAGCGGATGGTCAGTGCCTCGAGCTTGCCGCTGTTGCCGAAGACATAAATGGTGTCGCCGACCACAAGTGGGCGGGCGCGCAGGCCATCGCTGTCGATACGCTCACGGCCGACGAAGCGGCCGTCCACCTGGCTCAGCAGGTGCAGGTAACCCTCAAAGTCGCCCACAGCCACATAGCTGGAGAACACTTCCGGCGCAGTCAGCTGGCGGCGAGCCATGCTGTCATTGCTCCACAAGGCGCTGGACGAACGCTCGTCGACACCTTCGACAGTGCCAGAGGCTTCGCTGACATAGACGTTACCAAAGCCCTGGGCGACACCCACGTAGCTGGAGGCATCACGCTGCCACAGCTCGCGGCCGCTTTCCAGGTCCAGGCCCGCAACACGGCCCTGGTAGGTGCTGACGTACAGGGTACCACCAGACAGCAGCAAGCCGCCGTCGATATCAACTACGCGGTCCAGTTCGGAGCGGCCCTTAGGGATAGCCACGCGGCTTTCCCACACCGGCACACCGTTGTTGATGTCTACCGCAACCACCTTGCCGGTGGACAGGCCAGCAACGGCCAGACGGTTGGTAGCAATCGGCGCACCGGTGCCACGCAGGGTCAGTACGGCCGGGGTATTTTCGTAGATCCAGCGGCGGTCGCCAGTGGCGGCATCCAGGCCGATCAGGCGATCGTCCTGGGTCTGCACTACCACCACGTCACCGTTGTTGGCAGGCGGGGCCAGCACTTCACTGGTCACGCGCGAGCGCCAACGCTCTTCACCGGTGCTGGAATCCAGGGCGATGACTTCACCCTTGAGGGTGCCGAGCATGACCAGGCCGTAGCCCACGCCAACAGCGCCGGAAACCTGCAGCTCCAGGTCCTTCTTCCACACCACGTCGCCGGTGATGCGATCAAGGGCGAAGACTTCGCCGTTGACGTCGGACGCATAGATACGGTCGTTCTCGATAGCCGGTACCAGGGTGTTGTAGGTTTCACCCTGGCCGTCACCGATCGAACGGCTCCACTGCTTCTTCAGCACCACTTCCTCGGTGAACTTGGTCAGCTCGGCCGGGGGCAGTTCCTTCTTGCTGTTGCTGCTGCAACCAGCGGCCAGTACGGCCAGGGTCAGCACTGCTGCATGTTTCCAACCGATCACTTACGCGTCCCCTTTAGCCAGGTCATCCAGCTTCAATTGCAGGCCACCGACCGCCGCTTCATCAGACAGCGCAGCCTTGGCTTTTTCGTAAGCGCTGTGCGCGTCGTCGGCGCGGCCCAGCTGCACCAGCAGGTCGCCCTTCAACTCTTCACGGCTGGCCAGGAACGCTTTGTCGGCGTCGCCGTCGAGCAGCTTGAGGGCATCCTCGGCCTTGTTCTGGGCTGCCAGCACGCGAGCCAGACGCTGGCGCGAAATCTCGCCCAGGGTCACGTCGGCCGGCTTGTCCAGCACACCTTTGAGCTCGGCAGCAGCGTCGTCGAGCTTGCCGCTCTCGACCGCGACCTTGGCCACGAACAGGCTGCCGTACTGGGCATAGGCGGTACCGCCGAACTCGCTCTTGAGCTTGCCGGCCAGCTCTGCAACCTTGGTGGCGTCTGGCTGGCCAGTCGGCGTCAGGCTGGTCTCAAGCAAGGCCTGATACAGCTGCGAGGCACCTTGCGACTGGTTGTTCTGGTACTTGTGCCAGGTATTCCAGCCCAACACCACCACGCCCGCCAGCAATGCGCCGGTCAGCAGCGGCTTGCCGTTACGGTTCCACCAGTCCTTGACCCCTGCCAGGTCATCATCATCGGTACTCGACACCCCAATACTCCTTTTCGCCTATTCGCTTGTTGAACCGCGTTACGCCTGCGCGATCGCGGTTTCCAGGTGCTCTGCAAGAGCATCCCAGGCAATGTTCTGTTGTTCGCCCTGACCACGCAGGGGCTTCAAGCCGATTTCCTGCTTGGCCAGTTCGTCGTCACCGAGGATCAGCGCGAACAGTGCGCCGCTCTTGTCGGCTTTCTTGAACTGGCTCTTGAAGCTACCGCCGCCAGCGTTGACTGCCAGGCGCAGGCCCGGCAGGCGGTCACGCAGGCCTTCGGACAGGCGCAGGCCTGCCAGCTCTGCCTGCTCACCAAAGGCGCACAGGTAAACGTCGATCTGGCGGTTGATGGCCTCCGGCACCTTGCCGAGGGTTTCCAGCAGCAGGATCAGGCGCTCGATACCCATGGCGAAGCCAACGCCCGGGGTCGGCTTGCCGCCCATCTGCTCGACCAGGCCATCGTAGCGGCCGCCGGCGCATACGGTGCCTTGGGCACCCAGCTTGTCGGTCACCCACTCGAACACAGTCTTGCTGTAGTAGTCCAGGCCACGCACCAGCTTGGTGTTGATCACGAACGGAATGCCAGCGGCGTCCAGGCGGGCCTTGAGGCCCTCGAAGTGCACGCGCGACTCTTCGTCCAGGTAGTCTTCCAGCTTCGGCGCACCGACCAGCACCGCCTGGGTGTTCTGGTCCTTGCTGTCGAGGATGCGCAGCGGGTTGCTCTTCAGGCGGCGCTGGCTGTCTTCGTCCAGTTGCTCCAGGCGCGCCGAGAGGAACTCGACCAGCGCGTCACGGTAGCGCGCGCGGGCTTCGCTGGTACCCAGGCTGTTGAGCTCCAGCTTGACCGCGTCCTGAATGCCCAGCAGGCCCCACAGGCGCCAGGTCAGCATGATCAGCTCGGCATCGATGTCCGGCCCGTCCAGGTTGAACACTTCCACGCCAATCTGGTGGAACTGGCGGTAGCGGCCTTTTTGCGGGCGCTCGTGGCGGAACATCTGGCCGATGTACCACAGTTTCTGCACCTGGCCGTTGCCGGTGATGCCATGTTCCAGCACGGCGCGCACGCATGCGGCGGTGCCTTCGGGGCGCAGGGTCAGCGAATCGCCGTTGCGGTCCTCGAAGGTGTACATCTCTTTTTCGACGATATCGGTCACTTCACCGATCGAGCGCTTGAACAGCTCGGTGAACTCGACGATCGGCGTGCGGATCTGGCTGTACCCGTAGGTGTCCAGCAGGCCGGCCACGGTGCCTTCGAAGTAGCGCCACAGGGGCGACTGTTCTGGCAGGATGTCGTTCATGCCACGGATGGCTTGCAGCGATTTGCTCACGAAAAGTCCTTACGAATTCTGTGTGTCAGCCACGGGCGATCAGCGCCGCGTCGGCCTCGACCTTTTCGGCCGCTTTTTGGCGGATGAGCCTTTCCAGCTCATCGACCAGGTTGTCATTGGTCAGCTTCTGCGCCGGCTTGCCGTCGATGTAGATCAGGTTCGGCGTGCCGCCGGTGAGGCCCACATGGGCTTCCTTGGCTTCGCCGGGGCCGTTGACCACACAACCGATCACCGCTACATCCAGCGGCACCAGCAGGTCTT
This window harbors:
- the der gene encoding ribosome biogenesis GTPase Der, whose product is MVPVIALVGRPNVGKSTMFNRLTKTRDAIVGDLSGLTRDRQYGDASWQGRSFILIDTGGITGDEVGMDEKMAEQSLMAIEEADYVLFLVDARAGMTAADQMIAEHLRKRNKSAILVANKIDNIDPDVARAEFSPMGMGNAIPVAGSQGRGINALMEAVLGHVPRDAEEEALDQDVAEGEEAARIPGPSEKDGIKIAIIGRPNVGKSTLVNRMLGEERVVVYDEPGTTRDSIYIPFERDGDKYTFIDTAGVRKRGKIHEEVEKFSVVKTLQAIKDANVVIFVMDAREGVVDHDLNLLGFALEAGRAIVIALNKWDGMESGERAYVKTELERRLFFVDFADIHFISALHGTGVGNLYKSVQAAFTSAVTRWPTSRLTQILEDAVSEHQPPLVNGRRIKLRYAHLGGANPPLIVIHGNQTDSIPKSYSRYLENTYRRVLKLVGTPIRIEYKGGENPYEGKKNTLTDRQVNKKRRLMSHHKKAEKKRRDKR
- the hisS gene encoding histidine--tRNA ligase, whose translation is MSKSLQAIRGMNDILPEQSPLWRYFEGTVAGLLDTYGYSQIRTPIVEFTELFKRSIGEVTDIVEKEMYTFEDRNGDSLTLRPEGTAACVRAVLEHGITGNGQVQKLWYIGQMFRHERPQKGRYRQFHQIGVEVFNLDGPDIDAELIMLTWRLWGLLGIQDAVKLELNSLGTSEARARYRDALVEFLSARLEQLDEDSQRRLKSNPLRILDSKDQNTQAVLVGAPKLEDYLDEESRVHFEGLKARLDAAGIPFVINTKLVRGLDYYSKTVFEWVTDKLGAQGTVCAGGRYDGLVEQMGGKPTPGVGFAMGIERLILLLETLGKVPEAINRQIDVYLCAFGEQAELAGLRLSEGLRDRLPGLRLAVNAGGGSFKSQFKKADKSGALFALILGDDELAKQEIGLKPLRGQGEQQNIAWDALAEHLETAIAQA
- the bamB gene encoding outer membrane protein assembly factor BamB, whose product is MIGWKHAAVLTLAVLAAGCSSNSKKELPPAELTKFTEEVVLKKQWSRSIGDGQGETYNTLVPAIENDRIYASDVNGEVFALDRITGDVVWKKDLELQVSGAVGVGYGLVMLGTLKGEVIALDSSTGEERWRSRVTSEVLAPPANNGDVVVVQTQDDRLIGLDAATGDRRWIYENTPAVLTLRGTGAPIATNRLAVAGLSTGKVVAVDINNGVPVWESRVAIPKGRSELDRVVDIDGGLLLSGGTLYVSTYQGRVAGLDLESGRELWQRDASSYVGVAQGFGNVYVSEASGTVEGVDERSSSALWSNDSMARRQLTAPEVFSSYVAVGDFEGYLHLLSQVDGRFVGRERIDSDGLRARPLVVGDTIYVFGNSGKLEALTIR
- a CDS encoding tetratricopeptide repeat protein; its protein translation is MSSTDDDDLAGVKDWWNRNGKPLLTGALLAGVVVLGWNTWHKYQNNQSQGASQLYQALLETSLTPTGQPDATKVAELAGKLKSEFGGTAYAQYGSLFVAKVAVESGKLDDAAAELKGVLDKPADVTLGEISRQRLARVLAAQNKAEDALKLLDGDADKAFLASREELKGDLLVQLGRADDAHSAYEKAKAALSDEAAVGGLQLKLDDLAKGDA